A region of Solibacillus isronensis DNA encodes the following proteins:
- a CDS encoding thiamine diphosphokinase, producing MIVAICSGGPVHEVAFSLTPDIWIGVDRGALYLVDKGILPHSIVGDFDSITAEEFARISEVVDHVEQFQAEKDETDTDLALLKALTYEPQEVFLTGVTGGRLDHYEATLRSVFLMQQQYPHITFKIINSHNVIQFLLPGTHTLTEDHYTYVSFFAYGKTLQNVTLRGVKYETTDEVIEQGTTRFTSNEIKGTGSISFKEGICLMIKSKD from the coding sequence GTGATTGTAGCAATCTGCTCAGGCGGCCCCGTTCATGAGGTCGCCTTTTCTTTAACACCGGATATATGGATTGGAGTCGACCGGGGTGCATTATATTTAGTGGACAAAGGTATACTGCCCCACAGCATCGTCGGCGATTTTGATTCTATTACAGCGGAGGAATTTGCGCGGATTTCCGAAGTTGTAGACCATGTTGAACAGTTTCAGGCTGAAAAAGATGAGACGGATACAGACTTAGCCTTGCTGAAGGCACTTACATATGAGCCGCAGGAAGTCTTTTTGACGGGTGTTACAGGCGGGCGCTTGGATCATTACGAAGCGACTTTAAGATCTGTTTTTCTTATGCAGCAGCAATATCCTCATATTACTTTTAAAATCATTAATTCTCATAATGTCATTCAATTTTTACTGCCGGGTACACATACTTTGACAGAAGATCATTATACTTATGTATCGTTTTTTGCCTATGGAAAAACTCTTCAGAACGTTACGTTGCGTGGGGTTAAATATGAAACGACAGATGAAGTGATTGAGCAGGGGACAACGCGTTTCACAAGCAATGAAATAAAAGGTACAGGGTCTATTTCATTTAAGGAAGGCATATGTTTAATGATAAAGAGTAAAGATTAA
- the rpmB gene encoding 50S ribosomal protein L28: protein MPKQCVITGRKARTGNNRSHAMNANKRTWGANLQKVRILVDGKPKRVWVSARALKSGKIERV from the coding sequence ATGCCAAAACAATGCGTAATTACTGGCCGTAAAGCTCGTACAGGCAACAACCGTTCACACGCTATGAACGCTAACAAACGTACTTGGGGTGCTAACCTTCAAAAAGTTCGTATCTTAGTTGACGGTAAGCCAAAACGTGTATGGGTTTCTGCTCGTGCTTTAAAATCAGGTAAAATCGAGCGCGTATAA